The genomic window ACGTCGTCGGCGTCGACCTCCGGTTTCTCGGTATCGTTGCCTTGTGCTCGCTCGTCGTCCGCGCGTCCGTCCGTCGGTTGGTTCTCAGTCATAGGTCCGGTCGTCGGTTGAGTCTGCTCTCGCCCGGCTTGTCGGCGCTGTCGTTCTCGGTGCCGCCGGTGAACTGCCGTCGGAACTTCCCGGGGTCGGCGTCCAGCGACCGCGCGGCGGTGCTGCGAACCACCTTCGGCTCGCTCTCGTCGTCCGCGAGTTCGCGGAGCCGTTCGTCGGCCCGCTCGTCGTCGACCCCCGCGAGCAGGTGGGCGGCCCACTCCCGGAGGCGCTCGCTGTCGGCCCGGGACTGTTCGAGGAGGACCGGCAGCAGGTCCTCGCCGCGGTGTTTGAACAGCGATACCGCGGCGTTCCGGCGAACGGCGTGGTGGTCGTCCTCCAGCGCCCGCTCGATACGCGACTCGTACCCGCGCCGGTCGATCCGGTCCAGCGCGACGACGGCCTCGGATCGAACCCACGGGTCGTCGTCGTCGAGCGCCGAGACGACCGCCTCGCCGGCCCGTTCGCCGCCGAGTTCGCCGAGCGCCTCCGCGGCGAACTGCCGGACGTCAGCGTCGTCGTCGGCGAGCCCGAACTCGATCAGCGCCTCGACGGCCGCTTCGGACCGGGGCCCCTCGGCGAGCGCGAGCGCGGCCCGCCGCTGCTCGACTGCGTCGCCGTCCCGGAGGTCGACGACGGTCTCGGCGACCGAGGCGTCCGCGACGGGTGTGGTGTCAGTCGCCTGTAACTCCCGCTGGGTCGCCTCGCCGATCGTCACGTCGCGGCTCACCTCGATGTCCTCGAGTCCGTCCGGGTCCTCGTCGAACCCCGGGCTCTCCTCGGGGTGGACCCGCGGGTCCGTCGGCCCGTCGGTCGCTTCCTCCTCGTCCCTCATGGGACCACCGTCCGTTCGGTTCCGTCGGTTCCCTTGCCCGTCCCGGCTAGCAGCACCAGCGCGGCTCCAAGCAGCAGCGCCATCGCGCCCGGCAGCGTCACCGGCGCGCCTGCAAACAGCAGGAGGCCGGCACCGACGGCCAGCCGCCATTCACCCCGGCGCAGGCCGGCGACGGCCGCCGCGACGCCGCCGCCGCCGGCGACGGCGACGAGGACGTGGGGGACGCCGGTGATGGCGAAGCCGACCAGCAACGCACTTCCGACGACGAACGGGCTCGCGATGCTCGCCACGACGAACGCCACGACGGCCGCCAGCCCCGCGCCGACCGCGACGGCGTCCCCCGCTGATCGAGCGCCGACCGCCGCGACCGATGCGACCGCGAGCAGTTCCCCCGCGCTCCGCAGACTCCCGTCGACGACGCCGGTGGCGCTGGACAGCGACACGGCGACGGCGAGTGCGACCCCTGCGGCGACGAGCCGCTGGCTGACGACGTGGGAGGACCACGACGTGGCTGTGCCCGCCGCGCCGGCGAGGGCGACCCCGCCGCCCGCCGTGACGGCGACCACTGCGGGAAGCGTCACTACCGGCGCGACAACGCCGAGACAGCCGAACACGGCGGCGAACAGGAGGCCGACCCTGACGCGTGCCGACGGGATAGTCACCGCGACGGCAGCGAGCGCGGCGGTCACGGACAGCAGCGCGGCGGCGGCCGTGGCGGTCCGAACCGCAGGTGCGACGACAACCGGGTCGAACGGGAGGTTGGCGAGGATCCGGACGGCGACGCCGACGATCACCGCGGCAAGGGCGACGGTGCTCGCGACGAACACGGCCGATACCTCGTCTCCGGCGAGCGTGTCGGCGAGGCGGCCCCTGACACCGGGCACCCCGGTCGCGTCGGTGCCCCGGTCCGACGCGTCGGCCGCCGGCTCCCCGTTCGCCGCCTCGTTACTCATCGGCATCACCGTCCGTTCGGGCCGCCAGGTCCGACACGTCGGCCTCGCTGAACCGGTCCAGAAACGCTGCGAGCCGACCGTACAGGCCGGTTCCGGGCTCGGCGGCGACCGCGTCAGCGAGGCCGTCGGCGAGGACCCGGAGGTGCCGGTCGTGGAAGTCCAGCCGGGCGGCCGCAACGTCCGGGTCCACGGCCGCCTCGCGCCGGCAGAGGTAGCCCATGAACTCGAGCTGGAGTCGGAGGTGGTCGTGGTTCCGTCGCGTCTCCTGGTCGACCTGCACGCCGAAGTACTCGTAGACACGCGCCAGGTCGAGGTTCACGTCGTTCCAGGACACTTCCGGCCGGTAGTCCGACTCGTACAGCGACACCGGCGGACCGGTGTTGTCGACGGTGCCGTCAGTCCGGTCGACGACCTCGGAGTACCCCACGACGAACAGGTCGTTGTACCGCGCCGCCAGTGTCTCCCGGTCCTCGTCGACGGTCGCGTCCGGCGGCTCGACGTCGAGCCCCGTCCGTTCGACCAGCGCGGCGAACCGGTCGGTGACCCGCCCGTCGGCGAGCGCCCGGTAGCCGTCCTCGCTGGGCTGGTCGAAGGCCGTCGCGAGCAGTTCGTACACGCCGGCACGCGCCGCCGGGTCGGTCCGCACGTCTTCGGGGAACCGGTCGACCGCGGCGTCCGTCGGCGGAGTGTCGTCGGCTGCCACGGTCACTCACCCCGCGTCCGCCGGACGCCCTCGACCGTTACCAGCGCCGACACGACGATGGCGAGTCCGGCGACGACCCACAGGATCGTCTCGTACGGCGGTCCCGCCGGTCCCGGGCCGAGCGCGAGGTAGTACCACTCGCTCACGGCCTTCTGTCCCGAGCGCTCGGCGTTCGACCCGTTCCAGACGGCGACGCCGATGTCCATGTCCTCGTCGGTCGGGACCGCCGTCCGGTTCCCGCTCGCGTCCAGCGGCCGGGAGAGCACCACGTACCACCGGCCGTCGTCGTACGCGGCGTCGGTGGCCACCCTGGTCCGGTTGAACCCGGTCGTGGTGCCCGGACCGCCGGCGAGCAGTTCCTCCGAACTCCCGTCGGCGGACCAGTACCAGACGTTGACCATGTTGTCCGTCCCGCCCATGGCGATGGGTGGCCGCTCGTCCGCGTCCGCCGGAAGCTGGACGGCGACGGCGTCGGCGAACTCACGCACGTCGCCGGTCCCCGAGTCGTTGGTGGCGTCTTCCCAGGATACCCGGAGGAACAGGCGCTCCTCGGTCCGGGCGGCCCCGACCCGCACCTGCTCGACGGTCACGTTGTCGGCGGCCGGCACGGCCGCCCCGGCGCTCGACAGCGACACCGACGCGGCGGACACCTCGTTCCACTCGGACCCGCTGGCGTTCGAGAGGTCGTCGCCGGCCGCCGCCTCGTGGACCGGAATCTCGTACGCCGGCCGGGCGTCGACGAGCGTCGGCCCGACGGCGGCGGTCGCTAGCAACACGGCGGCGAGGACCCCGGCGATCAGGAGGTCACGGCGGTCGGTCACTCGTCGAACACCTCCAGCCGGTACTGGTCGGCCGTGTCCGTCGTCGTGAGCAGGTCCATCAGCTCGCTCTCCTCGCCCCGGTTGACGCGGTCGCGCTCCCGGCTGATCGTGTTCAGCGCGTCGTTGACGGCCGGGCCGAACAGCTCCTCGAGGTAGGACCGGGGGATGCGCTCGGCGTCCAGCGACTCGCCGGACTCGGAGTGCTGGGGCGGCGCGAACGGCGGGATGTAGTAGACGTTCGGCTCGGTCCGGTACTCGGGGTGGAGCCGGACCGCCACCTCGTACTCGTTGACCAGCTTGTGGATCGGTCCCTCCTCGTCGTCGAGGTAGCCGACCATCCGGAGCTGTGGCGGGCAGTCCTCGGCACACGAGGGAGCCATCACCTCGCCCTCCGGTCCTTCGCCCTCGATCCGCGGGTAGCAGAAGATGCATTTCTCGGAGGTCTTCTTCATCGCGTTGTAGTACACCTTCTTGTACGGACAGCCCTCGACGCAGTACCGGTAGCCGCGACAGCGGTCCTGGTCGACCAGGACGATGCCGTCCTCCTCGCGCTTGTACAGCGCCGACCGCGGACAGGCCTCGACGCAGGAGGGGTGCGTGCAGTGGTTGCAGATCCGCGGGAGGTAGAAGTAGTAGGAGTTGGGGTACTCGCCGGCCCCCTCGTCCTCGTCGTAGTTGGGCGTCCACTCGGCCGCGTCGTCCATCGGCCGCAGCGGCTCGTCGCTGCCCTCGTACATGATCTCCTCGTGGTTGAAGTCCCACGGCGCGCCGTAGTCCTCCTGCTCCGGCAGGTCGCCCGGCGTGCGCTCCTCGCCCGACTCGTTCCAGCCGCCGCCCATCTCCTCCCAGTCGCGGGGGTAGCCCGCGCCGGGCTTGGTCTCGACGTTGTTCCAGTACATGTACTCCCGGCCGCCGCCGTCGGTCCAGTTCGTCTTGCAGGCGATGGTGCAGGTCTGACAGCCGATGCACTTGTTCAGGTCCATCACCATCGCGACCTGATGGTCGATCCCCTCCGCGAGGTCGACCCCGTCACCCTCGTCGGACTGGGAGCTCATCCGCCCTCACCCCCCTCGCCGCCGGCGATCCGCTCCACTTCCACGCGAACGTCGCTGTTGACGCCGGTCGGCCCCCAGTAGTTGGGGCGAAAGTAGAGATGTTCGCCGGTGTCCTCCGGGTACTGGACGAGCTGTGTCGGCTTCATGTACAGCGGGACGAGCGAGTTGAAGTTCCCGCGGTCGGGGAACTGGAACCGCTCCCACGCGAAGTACATTCGGGCGGTCCCGGGCTCGCCGCTCGGGTACCGCTTCGCCTGCACCTCGACCTCGCCGAGGTCGTTGTAGATCCGGACCGTGTCGCCGTCCTCGATGCCGCGCTCGGCCATGTCCTCCGGGTTGAGGTGGACGACGGGCTCGCCCCGCTGGAGGCGGAGCATCTTCTCGCTGTCGCGCCACGTCGAGTGGATCGACCAGCGGCCGTGCGGCGTGTTGTAGTTCAGCGGGTACTCGGCCTTGTCCTGGAGCGTCGGCGGCTGCTTGTGGGTCGGCAGCTCCTCGCCCAGTTCGAGGAACCAGTCGTGGTCGATGTAGTACTGCTGGCGGCCGGTAAAGGTCGGCCACGGCTTTTTCTCTTGGACGTAGCGCTTCCAGGGGGTGTACGGCTCGCCCTCCTCCAGGTCGGAGGTCCAGTGGTCGCCGACGGCCCGGAGCCGCTCCGGGTTGTCCTCGTCGGTCCCGTCGATGTCGTCGAAGGTGATCTGCGCGTCGCTGCCGGACGGGTTCGTCTCCTCGGAGTTTTCCAGGATGAACTCGCAAGCCTCCCGGTCGTCGGCGAGGCGGCCGTCCTCGCCGGACTCCCAGTCGCGGACGAAGTCCTCGTGGACCGATTCGAGGTCGATCTCCCGGTCGAACTGCCGGTCCTGGACCGGCTCCACGTCGTCGCGGTCGCGCGCCAGCTCCTGGATCTTCGCCGCGAGCTCCCGGAAGATCTGCCAGTCGGTCTTGGACTCGCCGAGGGGTTCGACCGCGGGCGTGAACGGATGCACGTAGCTGTGCATGTCCGTCATCGAGAGGTCGTGTTTCTCGTAGTGGCTGGCCGACGGGAGGACGATGTCGGAGTACAGCGCCGACGAGTCCATCCGGAAGTTGATGTCGACGACGAGGTCAAGCTTCGGCCAGAGCTGCTCCTCGACGGCGACGTTGCCCTTCGCCTGGTTGAAGTAGTTCCCCCGCCAGATGAACATGACCCGCGGGTCGGGCCGCGAGCCGTCCTCGCGCTCCTCGGGGTACAGGGGCATCCAGTCCTCGTCGATGGCCTCCCGCACGCGGCGGGTGGTCTCGGCGTCGGCGTTGTCCAGCACGTCGCAGTGGTAGTACGTCCACAGCGTCGTCGGCACGCTGCGGAACGGGACGGGGGCGTTGAGCTTGCTCCACCCCTCGTAGGTCCAGATCTTCTCCTGCCCGACGTAGTGGTCCAGCCCGGTTCCCTGACGGCCGATGTGGCCGGTCAGCGTCACGAGCAGCTGGATCGCCCGGTTGCCGAGGTCGTTGTGGTACCAGTCGTTGACGCCCTTCCCGTGGATGATCTTCCCGCGCTCGGCCTCGGCGAACTCCCGGGCGATCTCCTGGTGGGTCTGTCGGCCGACGCCGGTCTCCTCGTTGACGAACTCCGGCGTGTACGTCGACAGCTCCTCGCGGAGCCGGTTCCACACCGACCGGACGGCGACGGAGCCGTCCGTCGTCGACACGGTCCGGTCGACGGCGAGCTGCGGGTCGAAGTCGAGTTCGATGCTGGCCGTCTCGTCGTGCTGGCCGTCGCGTGCGCCGAGCGATCCCGGCGCGGCGCGCAGGTCGCCCTCGGCGTCGACCATGAGGAACACGTGGTTGGGCCTGTCAGCGTCGACGGAGACGCCCGGGACCTCGTCGGCCCGCAGGAACTTCCCGGTGTCCTCGCGGACGAGCAGCGGCATGTCGGTCTGCTCCTTGAGGTGGGCCTCGTCATACAGCCCCTCGTCGACGATGGTCCGGGCCATCCCCAGCGCCAGCGCGGGGTCGCTGCCCGGGTCCGGGCCGATCCACTCGTCGCAGTGGATCGCCGTCTGGGAGTAGTCGGAGAACACGCCGACGCGCTTGGTGCCGTTGTACGCGGCTTCGAGGAAGTACTTCGCGTCCGGGATCCGAGTGACGTTGATGTTCGAGCCCCACGCGATGATGTAGTCGGCGTGGTACCAGTCGGCGCTCTCGGCGTTGTCGGTCTGGGTTCCCCAGGTGATCGGCTGGCCCGGCGGCAGGTCCGAGTACCAGTCGTAGAAGGAGTGGCCGACGCCGCCGAGCAGGCTGGTCAGCCGGCTGCCGCTGCAGTACGACACCGGCGACATGGCGGGGATCGGCGTGAACGCGCTGATCGCGTCGTACTCCTCGTCCTGCACCGCGTCGATGACCTCCTCGGCGATCTCCGTCAGCGCCTCGTCCCAGGAGATGCGCTCCCATTTCCCCTCGCCGCGCTCGCCGGTCCGGCGGAGCGGGTGCAGGACGCGCTGGTCGGCGTTGACGTAGTCCGAGTAGCAGGCCCCCTTCTGACAGCCGCGGGGGTTCGGGTCCGGCGAGTCCTCGTCGAACTGCGGGTAGTCCCCGGCCTGTGACTCGCGCCACACCTGGCCGTTGCGGACGTACACCTCCCAGGAGCAGGAGCCGGTGCAGTTCACGCTGTGGGTCGAGCGGGCCGTCGAGTCCCAGTCCCACTCCTCCCGGTAGAGGTCCTCCCAGTCGCGGTAGGGGTACGAGCCGATCGGGTCGTCGACGACCTCCAGCCCGTCCATGCCGCCGAACTCCTGTCCTAACCCGACCCCGGTCGCGCCGACCGCGGCGGCGGTGCCGATACCCTTCAGGAAGTCCCGACGGTCGATCGAGCCGTCGGCGGCCGTCCTGTCGTGGTCGTTGTCGTGTTCACTCATTGTCGATGATAACGGTCGTGAGGCCGCACGCGACGCCCAGCGCCGCGAGCGCGATGCCGGTCGGCGTCGAGCCGCCGGCCTCCAGCCCGGCGGCGATCAGACCGACGCCGAGTAGTTTCGTGATCCGGTCCACCCAGCGGTACTGCCGCGCGGAGAGCGCCACGTCGTCGCTCGGGCCGGGCGCGCTCATCGGTCTCCCCCCTCGTCGTTGCTCGCGTCGTCAGTCGTACTGTCGGTCACCCCGTCGGTGGCGTCGACGGGCGACTCCGCCGCCGCGTCGCTCGCCGACCCATCCGCTGCGGGTTCGTCTGCTGACCCCTCGCCTGCCGGCGCGTCGTCGCCGAAGCCGCCGAGCCCGGCGTACACGGTCAGCCCGGCGGCGAGCGGCCCGGCGAAAAGCGCCGCGATGAAGTACGGTTTCAGCTCGGCCGTCGTCATCCCGAGGATGTCGGCGACGATGATGTCCATCCCCGCCAGCGAGGCCAGCAGGATGAACACGACGCCGGCGACGCCGACGGCCGTCTGGAACGGCCGTTCGATGGGGTCGGCCGCGAAGTGGACCGGCTCCTCCTCGTAGTCGATAAAGGGCCAGACGGCGACCACGCCGAACACCAGCCCCGTCAGGACGATGCCGCCGATGAACTCGGAACTGCCGTGGACCCCGAGCAGGTCGAAGCTCATCCAGGCGGGGACGAGCTTCAGGAACCCGTACCCCCACATCAGGAACCAGTCGGGCATGATGAGCGACGGCGTCGACGCGGGGTCGTTGGGCCCGTACTGTGCGACGTTGTGGACCGGCAGGAACCCCGCCAGCAGCGACAGCGTCGCGAGCGTCAGGAAGAACACGACGGCGCTGACCGCCGCCTGGTTCGGGAACGCCGGCAGGCCGGCGACGATGCTGTCGTCGTCCCGGTCGACGCGCTCGACGCCCGCCCCGTCGGCCGCGACGCCGGTGGCGTCGTCGTCCGCCCGACGCTCCGGCCCCGGCAGGTCCTCGTCCCGCTGGGCCTCGGTGTGTTTCTGTCGGATGAGGATGGCCATATGCAGCCCGAGGAGGCCCGCGATGACCAGCGGCAAGACGAGGACGTGCAGGAAGTAGAACCGCGGTATCGTGGCGCTGGACGGGAAGTTCCCGCCGAAGACGAGATACGCCGCCGTCTCGCCGACGATGGGGATCGAGAGCGCGACGTTGTAGCCGATCCCGACCGCAGTGCTGGCGAACTCGTCGAAGGGGAGCGCGTAGCCGGTGTAGGCGGCGAACATCGAGGTGCCCGCCAGTGCGGTCCCGACGAGCCAGTTGACCTCGCGGGGGTTGCGGTACGCGCCGGTGAAAAACACCCGCAACATGTGCAACGCCATGGAGGCCACGAACAGGTGGGCCGCCCAGTGGTGCATCCGCCGGATCAGCATCCCGAAGGGCACGTCGTACGTGATGTTGAGGACGCTGGCGAACGCTTCGGGGATCTCCTCGCCCTGATACTCGGCGACGCTGCCCTCGTACTCCACGTCGCTGGTCGACGGCTCGAAGAAGAAGCCGAGGAAGATCCCTGTCAGGACGAGCACGAGGAAGCAAAACAGCGCGACCTCCCCGAGCAGGTACGAGTCCTCGGCCGGGAACGCCTTGCCCAGGAACGACTTCGACCGTTCCAGCCCGAGCCGGTCGTCGAACCAGCCGTAGAGGCGCTCGATGCGGCTCATCCTCCACCCCCGGGGCCGACCGACCCCTCGAAGTCGCCCGTGGCGATCAGATGACCCTCGCTGGACAGCGTGATCGGGAGCTGGGGCAGCGCCCGCGGCGGCGGCCCGCCGGTGACGCTGGCTCCGGTCAGCGGATCGAACCGCCCCGAGTGACAGGGACAGACCAGCGTCTCGCCCTGCCGGTCGGCGACCATGCAGCCGGCGTGGGTGCAGACCTTGGAGTAGGCCGCGTAGCCGCCGACGGTGAACTCCATGTTGGTCCCCTCACCGTACTGGTCCTCGCCGAACCGCACGAGCAGCGTCGGCGCGTCGCTGATCCCGGGGTGGCTCTCGGGGAACACCGTGAGCTGTTCGCCCTCGGCGAGGCGGCCCTCCGTGACGCGCTCGCCCTCCCCGTCGACGAGCGCGACGCCGTCGGAGTACACCGGGCCGGTGTAGCTGCGCTCGAACACCTGCGTGAGGCTGACGACCGGGGCCGCGAGGCTGGCGACGGCCGTCAGGCCGCCGATGGTCGCGAGCGCCTTCGCGTAGTCGCGCCGTGCGATCTCGGCACGGTCGTCCCGCCAGAACTCCTGGTAGATGCTCGGCGATTCGGCCGGACCGCCGGCACACTCGCAGCCGTTGCCCGCCGCGCCGGACTCCGGTAGCGAGCCGACCCGTGGGGCTTCCTCGTCCGTGCCGTCGGCGTGGTCGTCGCCGGTCATCGGTGATCCCTCCGTTCGGCCACCTCGACGTGGGGCATGAACCAGGCGTAGTACGACACCGTCAGCCCGGCCAGCGACATGAACATGCCGAACGCGTAGATCCCGAAGTACTGCGTCCGGGCCAGCGTGAGGTACTCGCCGGTAAACAGGGCGGCGAAGGTGATCGTCAACACGGTCAGCGTCCCCATCGCGATCAGGCCCTCGATAGCGTCGCTCGCGGGGACGTACTCCACGATCCACCGGTCCTCCGTCTCCAGCCACGAGAACGTCGCTCTGCCCCCGTCAGCGGCGGTCTCGGGCACGTCGCCGTCGCCACTCCCCTCGGCCGGGGCCTGCGTCGCTCCCCGGGACGGTCTGGCGGCGCGGTTCATGAACCGGTGGAAGAACGCCAGCACACCCAGCAGGACCAGCAGCGCCACCCAGACGATGACGCCGACCTGGCTCGGGGAGAGCTTGTTCGGCGTGTCGACGAAGCCGTCGAGCGGCCGGATCTCGCTGACGCTACCGTCTATCTGGACCTCCTCGCTCGGCGGTTCCCCCTGGCTCGCGACGTACCAGGTCGGGAGCAGGAACGCCGAAACGACGAGGACCACGACCAGCGTTCCCCGTCTCATCGGACATCACGTCCACTCGGTCGCTCGCGTGTATTCGTACGTCGTATCATGGTACGGATCACGGGAGGATCGTTCCCCGACGATCAGGACAGTTGGTGCCACTTTGGTAAATATTGTCACCCGAACACTGTTCGGGATTTTATTAACAGGTGGAGATCAGGGCCGTCACCCACGATACGGGCCCGAATAGCTCCGGGATCTCTCCGCTGCCGGCCGCCCGATCCGGAGGATACCTGTGTCGACTGACCCGTTGCGCACGGACCGTCTCGTTCTCGGCTACGCCCGTTGCTCGACGAGGCGGGTTTCTTCGCCAGCTACCGATACCGGACGTCGACCCATACGCCGTCTCCCGTGTCGGGGTCGACGGCGAGGCGGACCTGCTCGACGAGCGAATCGTGGACGCAGTCCCGCCAGACCGCCATCTCGCGCTCGTGGTACGTCGCCACGGTTTCCTCGTCGACGCCGTCCCCGTGGTCGGTGCGGGCGGCGCGCCGCGACCCCTCTCTGGTCGGGATCCGAACCGTGGTCCGTTCGGGGTCGTCGCCCCGGTAGTTCTCCACGAACAGCGTCGGTGACAGGTCACACGGCGTCGAGTCCGGCGTCGGCGTGGCGACGGGCCCGTCACGCTCGTGCAACTCCGCGCGAACGTCGCCGTCGAACGGCGGCGCGACGCGGAGGACGTGCCGACGGCTCTCGGCGTCCTCGTCCCGGTTGCGCTCGAAGGCGGCGATGATGTCCGCGGGGTCGACGACGACCGCTTCGATCCCTGCGGTCGTGGCGTTGCGGTGGGCCATGCGAGTGCAGTCGTGCCACTCCCCCTTGATAGCTCCCCTGTGTCGGTCGGCTCGGCACACACCGCCCGCTGCCTTCAGGCTGACCCCACGCGGGGTCAATCGCCCGCGGGCTTCACACCCAGTATCTCGAACTGCGCTCCGCCCGCCTCGCTCTCCGTTATCGAGAGATCCCAGCCGTGCGCCTCCGCGATCTGGTCCACGATCGAGAGCCCGTATCCCGTCCCGTCCTCGCGGCTCGAGTACCCGTGTTCGAACACCTCGGTCCGGGCGGACTCGGGGATCCCCGGGCCGTCGTCGGCGATGTAGAACCCGCCCGGAAGCGTCCCGACCCGGACCGTGACCCCGCTTCCGCCGTGTTCGACCGCGTTGCGGAACACGTTCCCGAGGAGGTCGTGTAACCGGCTCCGGTCGGCCTCGACCGTGCCGAGGTCCGACTCGACGACCAGGGTCGCATCGCCCGTGTCGGTGTTCCGCCACGAGTCGCGGACACAGTCCTCCACGTCGACCGTCTCCGTCGCGCCGATGGACTGCCCGTCCTTCGAGAGGGTCAACACGTCGTCGACGAGCGTATCGATCTGGTCTAGCGCCTCGGCGACCCTGTCGACCTCCGGCACGTCGTGTTCCGCCTGTACCAGTTCCGTGTACCCCCGGGCGACCGACAGCGGGTTTCTGATGTCGTGAGCGAGGAGGTCCGCGAACTGGTCCAGTCGCTCCTTCTGGTCGTGAAGCTGGTCCTCGCGCCGTCTGCGCTCCGAGATGTCGCGGATGATGCCGGTGAAGAACTGCTCGCCGTCGTGTTCGTGCTCCCGGAGGCTTATCAGCGTCGGCACCTCGTGGCCGTCCTTGTGGAGCGCCGGAAGCTCGATCCCGTCCCAGTCGATGTTTCGGTCCCCTGTCTGTACGTACGCTTCGAGCGCCTCGGCGTGGACCGGGCGGAGCCGCTCCGGGATGATCTTCATCTTCGAACTCCCGACGAGTTCCTCGGGTTCGTAGCCGAGGATCCCCTCGACGGCGGGGTTCGCGTAGACGATCCGGCTCTCCGCGTCGATCGTCAGCATCCCCTCCGCGGCGTGCTCGACCAG from Halostella salina includes these protein-coding regions:
- a CDS encoding two-component system sensor histidine kinase NtrB, producing the protein MEPGTLPGDNDEFYRTLVEHAAEGMLTIDAESRIVYANPAVEGILGYEPEELVGSSKMKIIPERLRPVHAEALEAYVQTGDRNIDWDGIELPALHKDGHEVPTLISLREHEHDGEQFFTGIIRDISERRRREDQLHDQKERLDQFADLLAHDIRNPLSVARGYTELVQAEHDVPEVDRVAEALDQIDTLVDDVLTLSKDGQSIGATETVDVEDCVRDSWRNTDTGDATLVVESDLGTVEADRSRLHDLLGNVFRNAVEHGGSGVTVRVGTLPGGFYIADDGPGIPESARTEVFEHGYSSREDGTGYGLSIVDQIAEAHGWDLSITESEAGGAQFEILGVKPAGD